In Pseudomonas fluorescens NCIMB 11764, a single window of DNA contains:
- the cobW gene encoding cobalamin biosynthesis protein CobW → MKTLAKLPVTIVTGFLGSGKTTLLRHMLDNAQGRRIAVIVNEFGELGIDGEILKQCSIGCTEEEANGRVYELANGCLCCTVQEEFFPVMRELVARRGDLDHILIETSGLALPKPLVQAFQWPEIRSACTVDAVITVVDSPAVAAGTFAAFPDQVDAQRKLDPNLDHESPLHELFADQLASADLVILNKADLISPEDLARVRLEVAEELPPAVKVIEASSGRLPLEVLIGLGAGSEEHIDGRHSHHDHHHEGEDDHDHDAFDSISIELPQADESLLMDALTQLVVKHGILRVKGFAAIPNKPMRLLIQGVGTRFDKHFDRQWGADEARTTRLVLIGQELDAGQLEAQLRAALSV, encoded by the coding sequence ATGAAAACACTGGCCAAACTCCCCGTCACCATCGTTACCGGCTTCCTCGGCTCGGGCAAAACCACTTTGCTGCGGCACATGCTCGACAACGCTCAGGGCCGCCGCATCGCGGTGATCGTCAACGAGTTCGGCGAACTGGGCATCGACGGCGAAATCCTCAAGCAATGCTCGATCGGTTGCACCGAAGAAGAAGCCAACGGCCGGGTCTATGAGCTGGCCAACGGCTGCCTGTGCTGCACCGTCCAGGAAGAATTCTTCCCGGTGATGCGCGAACTGGTTGCCCGTCGCGGCGACCTCGACCACATCCTGATCGAAACCTCCGGCCTGGCCCTGCCAAAGCCTTTGGTGCAAGCCTTCCAGTGGCCGGAAATCCGCAGCGCCTGCACGGTTGACGCGGTGATCACCGTCGTTGATAGCCCGGCCGTTGCCGCCGGCACGTTCGCGGCCTTCCCGGACCAGGTCGACGCCCAGCGTAAACTCGACCCGAACCTGGACCACGAATCGCCCCTGCACGAGTTGTTCGCCGACCAACTGGCCAGCGCCGACCTGGTGATTCTCAACAAGGCCGACCTGATCAGCCCCGAAGACCTGGCTCGCGTGCGCCTTGAAGTCGCCGAAGAACTGCCGCCCGCGGTGAAAGTCATCGAAGCCAGCAGCGGTCGCCTGCCACTGGAGGTGCTGATCGGCCTCGGCGCCGGTTCCGAAGAGCACATCGACGGCCGTCACAGCCATCATGATCACCACCATGAAGGCGAAGATGATCACGATCACGACGCGTTCGACTCCATTTCCATCGAGCTGCCACAAGCCGACGAAAGCCTGCTGATGGACGCGCTGACCCAACTGGTGGTCAAGCACGGCATCCTGCGGGTCAAGGGTTTCGCCGCCATCCCGAACAAACCGATGCGTCTGCTGATCCAGGGCGTGGGCACGCGTTTCGACAAGCACTTCGACCGTCAGTGGGGCGCCGACGAAGCGCGCACCACGCGTCTGGTGTTGATCGGTCAGGAGCTGGACGCCGGGCAACTCGAAGCGCAATTGCGCGCTGCGCTCAGCGTTTAA
- the cobN gene encoding cobaltochelatase subunit CobN, which yields MHLLRTQPGGFVSDDNIADLGQTPAELVILCSGDSSLALLAEAAQQLPDDYPSVRLANPMQVQNHASVDLYVDEVLRHAKVILISLHGGIAYWRYGVERLVELSQRGVQLILVPGDDRPDPELSDLSTVKPEDRDRLWHYLRQGGMANALDLFRCLANRWLDRDYAWAEPQTLPRTAIYHPQKSPATLSDWQTDWQTGQPVAAVLFYRSHLQAANTAFIDIFCQRLQAAGLNPLPIAVASLKESGCLTVVEDWLDEVEAGVILNTTGFAQSSPEAPHLRPFRRNIPVIQAICAQDNEPGWRASEQGLGPRDLAMHIALPELDGRIISRPISFKDLAWRSERSQSDVVCYRPQPERMDFVAELARRWIDLARVPNSEKRIALILANYPTRDGRIGNGVGLDTPAAALNILRALHAQGYPLPVELPDSGTALIQQLLGGVSNDLDTLDQRPCHQSLALDDYNSMFDALPEANRQAVLERWGTPESDPMFRGGRMMIAGLRLGLTFIGIQPARGYQVDPSAVYHDPDLVPPHGYLAFYFWLRNTYGAHGVIHVGKHGNLEWLPGKGVGLSENCWPDALLGPLPNIYPFIVNDPGEGAQAKRRTQAVIIDHLMPPLTRAETYGPLRNLELLADEYYEAQLLDPRRARELQRDILQLVRDTHIDRELQLDEKLDSDADAAIWLPRLDTYLCDLKESQIRDGLHIFGESPSGRLRIDTLLALLRIPRGDGRGAQSSLLRALAKAFELGFDPLDCALAEPWAGPRPDALSAISDELWRTAGDTRERLELFAAQLIEHTLNTDPEPRENEPLWRGSLLPLVREADPKNETAAQSSGSKLPRHTSPFTKKAGWDEVNAILDNLHEVVAPRLDACGPAEMRGLLDALGGRFVPAGPSGAPSRGRLDVLPTGRNFYSVDVRNLPTTTAWRIGFQSANLILERHLQDHGDHLRQLGLSVWGTATMRTGGDDIAQAMALMGVRPVWATGSQRVDDFEILPLSLLDRPRVDVTLRVSGFFRDAFANLIRLFDAAVQAVAALNEPEDLNPLAAKVRAERETLLQSGLDEEAARRQASWRIFGAKPGAYGAGVQGAIDGRLWQSRDDLAEVYLNWGGYAYGGSDEGTAARDQFAQRLSQVQAVLQNQDNREHDLLDSNDYYQFQGGMLAAVESLSGEAAASYHGDHSQPDLPKIRTLKEELNRVIRSRAANPKWIDGVKRHGYKGAFELAATVDNLFAFDATTQLIDDHQYALLADAYLLDPATRDFVREHNPHALRDMTERMLEAQQRGMWKEPGTYREALENVLLDIEEDT from the coding sequence ATGCACCTGCTCAGGACCCAGCCCGGCGGTTTCGTGTCGGACGACAACATTGCCGACCTTGGACAAACCCCCGCCGAGCTGGTGATCCTGTGCAGCGGCGATTCCAGCCTGGCGTTGCTCGCCGAAGCGGCGCAGCAGTTACCGGACGATTACCCGAGTGTGCGTCTGGCCAACCCGATGCAGGTGCAGAACCACGCCTCGGTCGACTTGTATGTCGATGAAGTACTGCGCCACGCCAAGGTGATTCTGATTTCGTTGCACGGCGGCATTGCCTATTGGCGTTACGGCGTCGAGCGTCTGGTCGAGCTTTCGCAGCGCGGCGTGCAGCTGATTCTGGTGCCCGGCGATGATCGCCCGGACCCGGAACTCAGCGACCTGAGCACGGTGAAACCTGAGGACCGTGATCGACTCTGGCATTACCTGCGCCAGGGCGGCATGGCCAACGCCCTCGATCTGTTTCGCTGCCTGGCCAATCGCTGGCTGGACCGCGACTATGCGTGGGCCGAGCCACAAACCCTGCCGCGTACGGCGATCTACCACCCGCAAAAAAGCCCCGCCACATTGAGTGATTGGCAGACTGACTGGCAAACCGGTCAGCCGGTGGCAGCGGTGCTGTTTTACCGCTCGCATTTGCAGGCGGCGAACACTGCGTTCATTGATATTTTCTGCCAGCGTTTGCAAGCGGCGGGGTTAAACCCCTTGCCGATTGCCGTGGCCAGTTTGAAGGAGTCCGGCTGCCTGACGGTGGTCGAGGACTGGCTGGATGAAGTCGAAGCAGGGGTGATTCTCAACACCACCGGTTTCGCCCAGTCCAGCCCCGAAGCCCCGCACTTGCGACCGTTTCGCCGCAACATCCCGGTGATCCAGGCGATCTGCGCCCAGGACAACGAACCCGGTTGGCGGGCCAGCGAACAGGGCCTCGGCCCGCGGGATCTGGCGATGCACATCGCGCTGCCGGAACTGGACGGACGGATCATCAGCCGCCCGATCAGCTTCAAGGACCTGGCGTGGCGCAGCGAGCGCAGTCAGTCCGATGTGGTGTGCTACCGGCCACAACCGGAGCGCATGGATTTTGTCGCCGAACTGGCGCGGCGCTGGATCGATCTGGCGCGGGTGCCGAACAGCGAAAAACGCATCGCCCTGATCCTCGCCAATTACCCGACCCGTGACGGGCGCATTGGCAATGGCGTCGGCCTCGATACACCTGCTGCCGCATTGAATATCCTCCGTGCGTTGCACGCACAAGGTTATCCGCTGCCTGTTGAATTGCCGGACAGCGGCACCGCGTTGATCCAGCAATTGCTCGGCGGTGTCAGCAACGATCTCGATACCCTCGACCAGCGTCCGTGTCATCAAAGCCTGGCGCTGGACGACTACAACTCGATGTTCGACGCCTTGCCCGAGGCCAATCGCCAGGCCGTGCTGGAACGCTGGGGCACGCCCGAAAGCGATCCGATGTTCCGCGGCGGACGGATGATGATCGCCGGGCTGCGTTTAGGCCTGACCTTCATCGGCATTCAACCGGCGCGCGGTTATCAGGTCGATCCGAGCGCGGTCTATCACGACCCGGACCTGGTGCCGCCCCACGGCTACCTGGCGTTCTATTTCTGGTTGCGCAACACCTATGGCGCTCACGGCGTGATCCACGTCGGCAAGCACGGCAACCTCGAATGGCTGCCGGGCAAAGGCGTGGGGCTGTCGGAGAACTGCTGGCCGGACGCGTTGCTCGGGCCGCTGCCGAACATCTACCCGTTTATCGTCAACGATCCGGGCGAGGGCGCCCAGGCCAAGCGTCGCACACAAGCGGTGATCATCGATCACCTGATGCCACCGCTGACCCGTGCCGAGACCTACGGCCCGCTGCGCAACCTTGAGTTGCTGGCCGACGAATATTACGAAGCGCAATTGCTGGATCCGCGTCGCGCCCGCGAATTGCAGCGCGACATCCTGCAACTGGTGCGCGACACGCACATCGACCGCGAGCTGCAGCTGGACGAGAAGCTCGACAGCGATGCTGACGCGGCAATCTGGTTGCCGCGCCTCGACACCTACCTGTGCGATTTGAAGGAGTCGCAGATCCGTGACGGCCTGCACATCTTTGGCGAATCGCCTTCCGGGCGTTTGCGCATTGATACGTTGTTGGCGTTGTTGCGCATTCCTCGTGGCGATGGTCGTGGGGCGCAATCAAGTCTGTTGCGGGCGTTGGCCAAGGCTTTCGAGTTGGGTTTCGATCCGCTGGATTGTGCATTGGCAGAGCCGTGGGCCGGGCCTCGGCCGGATGCCTTGTCAGCGATCAGCGATGAACTTTGGCGTACGGCAGGCGATACCCGCGAACGCCTGGAACTGTTCGCCGCGCAACTGATCGAGCACACCCTGAATACCGACCCCGAACCCCGCGAGAACGAGCCTCTGTGGCGAGGGAGCTTGCTCCCGTTGGTTCGCGAAGCGGACCCAAAAAATGAGACTGCTGCGCAGTCCAGCGGGAGCAAGCTTCCTCGCCACACAAGCCCGTTCACCAAGAAGGCGGGTTGGGATGAGGTCAACGCCATCCTCGACAACCTGCACGAAGTGGTCGCACCTCGACTCGACGCCTGCGGCCCGGCTGAAATGCGCGGTCTGCTCGACGCCCTCGGCGGTCGTTTTGTTCCGGCCGGCCCTAGCGGTGCGCCGAGTCGCGGTCGCCTGGATGTGCTGCCGACCGGGCGCAATTTCTATTCAGTGGACGTGCGCAACCTGCCGACCACCACGGCGTGGCGCATCGGTTTCCAGTCGGCGAACCTGATTCTTGAGCGGCACTTGCAGGATCACGGTGATCACCTGCGTCAGCTCGGCCTGTCGGTCTGGGGCACTGCGACCATGCGCACCGGCGGCGATGACATCGCCCAAGCCATGGCGCTGATGGGCGTGCGCCCGGTCTGGGCGACGGGCAGTCAGCGCGTCGATGATTTCGAGATTCTGCCGCTGAGCTTGCTGGACCGTCCGCGGGTCGACGTGACCTTGCGTGTGTCCGGTTTCTTCCGTGATGCGTTTGCCAATCTGATCCGTCTGTTCGACGCCGCTGTGCAAGCGGTCGCCGCGCTGAATGAGCCGGAGGATCTTAATCCATTGGCTGCCAAGGTCCGCGCCGAGCGTGAAACGCTGCTGCAATCAGGGCTCGATGAGGAGGCGGCCAGGCGTCAGGCCAGTTGGCGCATCTTCGGCGCGAAACCCGGTGCCTACGGCGCGGGTGTGCAAGGCGCCATCGACGGTCGGTTGTGGCAAAGCCGCGATGACCTGGCCGAGGTGTACCTGAACTGGGGCGGTTATGCTTACGGCGGTTCCGACGAAGGCACTGCCGCCCGCGACCAGTTCGCTCAACGCCTGAGCCAGGTTCAGGCCGTGCTGCAAAACCAGGACAACCGTGAGCATGACTTGCTCGATTCCAACGACTATTACCAGTTCCAGGGCGGCATGCTCGCCGCCGTGGAAAGCCTGAGCGGCGAAGCGGCGGCCAGTTACCATGGCGATCACAGCCAGCCGGACTTGCCGAAGATTCGCACGTTGAAGGAAGAACTGAATCGGGTGATCCGCTCGCGGGCGGCCAACCCGAAGTGGATCGACGGCGTGAAGCGTCACGGCTACAAAGGCGCGTTTGAATTGGCGGCGACGGTCGATAACCTGTTTGCCTTCGACGCGACGACGCAGCTGATTGACGATCACCAGTACGCGTTGCTGGCCGATGCTTATTTGCTGGACCCGGCGACGCGGGATTTTGTCCGTGAGCATAATCCGCATGCCTTGCGTGACATGACCGAACGCATGCTGGAAGCACAGCAGCGCGGGATGTGGAAAGAGCCGGGCACATACCGCGAGGCGCTGGAGAATGTGTTGCTGGACATAGAAGAAGACACTTGA
- a CDS encoding ATP-binding protein: MTDTPHFPLSAVVGADDLKLALYLTAIDPKIGGVLIEGPRGMAKSTLARGLADLLASGQFVTLPLGATEERLVGTLDLDAALSEGRAQFSPGVLAKADGGVLYVDEVNLLPDHLVDLLLDVAASGTNLIERDGISHRHSAKFVLIGTMNPEEGELRPQLLDRFGLNVALGGHTAPAQRGQIIRRRLDFDSDPQRFCAEWESQQQSLRERCERARRTLASIPLDDEALAQITERCFAAGVDGLRADLVWLRAARAHSAWRGASAIAEDDIDAVAEFALRHRRREQSQPPAPQQAQQPSPQHSSPSEGQGQWGEMPAQALPIGARRDVPSWPKKP, encoded by the coding sequence ATGACCGACACCCCGCATTTCCCGCTCTCCGCCGTGGTCGGCGCCGACGACTTGAAACTTGCCCTGTACCTCACCGCCATCGACCCGAAAATCGGCGGCGTGCTGATCGAAGGTCCGCGTGGCATGGCTAAATCCACCCTGGCCCGCGGTCTCGCGGACCTGCTCGCCAGCGGCCAATTCGTCACCTTGCCGCTCGGTGCCACGGAAGAACGCCTGGTCGGCACCCTCGACCTCGACGCAGCCCTGAGCGAAGGTCGCGCACAGTTCTCTCCCGGCGTGTTGGCCAAGGCTGACGGCGGAGTGCTGTACGTCGATGAAGTCAATCTGCTGCCCGATCACCTTGTGGACCTGCTGCTTGACGTCGCCGCCAGCGGCACCAACCTGATCGAGCGCGATGGCATTTCCCATCGGCATTCAGCGAAGTTCGTGCTGATTGGCACGATGAACCCGGAAGAGGGTGAGCTGCGGCCGCAATTGCTCGACCGCTTTGGCTTGAACGTGGCGCTCGGTGGCCATACCGCACCGGCCCAACGGGGCCAGATCATCCGCCGGCGTCTGGATTTCGACAGCGATCCGCAACGGTTCTGCGCCGAATGGGAGAGCCAGCAGCAGTCGCTGCGTGAACGTTGTGAGCGCGCGCGCCGCACGCTGGCGAGCATCCCCCTCGACGATGAAGCGCTGGCACAGATTACCGAGCGTTGTTTCGCCGCCGGTGTCGATGGCCTGCGCGCCGATCTGGTCTGGCTGCGCGCCGCCCGCGCCCATTCGGCGTGGCGGGGGGCGAGCGCCATTGCCGAAGACGATATCGACGCGGTGGCCGAATTTGCCTTGCGTCACCGTCGTCGCGAACAATCGCAGCCACCAGCGCCGCAGCAGGCCCAGCAACCCTCACCACAACATTCCAGCCCGAGTGAAGGCCAGGGCCAGTGGGGCGAAATGCCTGCCCAGGCGCTGCCGATCGGTGCCCGACGCGACGTGCCGAGCTGGCCAAAAAAGCCCTAG
- a CDS encoding vWA domain-containing protein, translated as MGRNACPGAADRCPTRRAELAKKALGIRPRSDAGANARPRAGPLANGKQGKRQAAHSGSINWPGTLLNGRPRQRQDVLFHVRTRSPHELWLVIVDASASTRRHQALSDAKGLLAQLFDDAYRQRARLALLTASGHAPTWQVQGLRASSGLHGWLDGLGAGGGTPLLAALGEAGRWLAARQKRFPAEQQRWLLVTDGRLKDWSGLPALECPGLLIDIERGPIRLGRAQQLAAELQADYRHIDDLLSG; from the coding sequence GTGGGGCGAAATGCCTGCCCAGGCGCTGCCGATCGGTGCCCGACGCGACGTGCCGAGCTGGCCAAAAAAGCCCTAGGCATTCGCCCTCGATCTGATGCGGGGGCGAATGCCAGACCCCGCGCCGGACCGCTGGCCAACGGCAAACAGGGCAAGCGTCAGGCTGCGCACAGCGGCTCGATCAACTGGCCCGGCACCTTGCTCAATGGCCGCCCTCGACAACGCCAGGATGTGCTGTTTCATGTGCGCACCCGTTCGCCCCACGAGTTGTGGCTGGTGATCGTCGACGCCTCGGCCTCGACACGCCGCCACCAGGCATTGAGCGATGCCAAGGGTTTGCTGGCACAACTGTTCGACGACGCTTACCGCCAGCGCGCGCGACTGGCGTTGTTGACGGCCAGCGGTCATGCACCCACGTGGCAAGTGCAGGGGTTAAGAGCTTCCAGCGGTTTACACGGTTGGCTCGATGGCCTCGGCGCGGGCGGTGGCACGCCGTTGCTGGCGGCGCTCGGCGAGGCGGGGCGATGGCTCGCGGCACGGCAAAAACGCTTTCCGGCGGAACAGCAGCGGTGGTTGCTGGTGACGGATGGGCGGTTGAAGGATTGGTCGGGGTTGCCGGCGCTAGAGTGCCCAGGGCTTTTGATCGACATTGAGCGCGGGCCGATTCGGTTGGGGCGGGCGCAGCAGTTGGCGGCAGAGTTGCAGGCAGATTATCGGCATATCGACGATTTGCTTTCAGGCTGA
- a CDS encoding phospholipase D-like domain-containing protein has product MRVLATNSQDDFRVKAYAGTNGVLLAMDLAESRRTGLLGFAIEKQQGSKPWLFLFNSLTFPGKTHTFPQFHATPSDLAPLQKFRWADYAVNPGMTIHYRIHLAYGSADAPQLGEFLEVTVTSDNGLPQHQSVIFNRAVAASQAFQRKFPDLDALISANKNLPIEAWPDAPRQWLENGLLGRLLGFIERAVDDRWALDIAIYEYELQVIVDAVNAAFERGVRVRVLYHAQPDDDDTAINEASLEKIPAANKRGRITHNIFHNKFMVLSRVDAAGQLQPEAVLCGSTNFTPNGVYRQANVVHVLDDASVSASYLRTFEQVWATPADVGATRQWITQHNPMGPQQPLFAGFSPRSGQGDLREFVEIITAAKKDVLFVTAFALPDDILNALLGQPHDDILRYGLQNTASRITGFHADRSAEFAATALLNTGLEGWLRENMKGQKGNLLVHTKAVVTDFTSDAPTIISGSHNLSAAASNGNDENYLIVRGDTDLADRYGLELLRFYEHYRFRYFARKLALKQVHPLTADDSWTHDYYVAGDLRQLSRLRFSGR; this is encoded by the coding sequence ATGCGTGTTCTCGCCACAAACAGTCAGGACGATTTTCGCGTCAAGGCCTACGCCGGCACCAACGGCGTGCTGCTGGCCATGGACCTGGCCGAATCCCGTCGCACAGGCTTGCTGGGTTTTGCCATCGAAAAACAGCAGGGCAGCAAGCCCTGGTTGTTCCTGTTCAACAGCCTGACGTTTCCCGGCAAGACTCATACGTTCCCGCAGTTTCACGCCACCCCGAGCGATCTCGCGCCGTTGCAGAAATTTCGCTGGGCCGATTACGCGGTCAATCCGGGCATGACGATCCATTACCGGATTCACCTGGCGTACGGCAGCGCTGACGCACCGCAGCTGGGCGAGTTCCTGGAAGTGACCGTCACGTCCGACAATGGCCTGCCGCAGCATCAAAGTGTCATCTTCAACCGCGCGGTGGCCGCCAGTCAGGCGTTCCAGCGCAAGTTTCCCGACCTTGACGCACTGATCAGTGCCAACAAAAACCTGCCCATCGAGGCCTGGCCCGACGCCCCTCGGCAATGGCTGGAAAATGGTCTGCTCGGGCGCTTGCTGGGATTCATCGAGCGGGCGGTGGATGATCGGTGGGCGCTGGACATCGCCATTTACGAGTACGAGTTGCAGGTGATCGTCGATGCCGTCAACGCGGCGTTCGAGCGAGGCGTGCGGGTTCGTGTTCTGTATCACGCGCAACCCGACGATGACGACACCGCCATCAACGAAGCCAGCCTGGAAAAAATCCCGGCGGCCAACAAGCGCGGGCGAATCACCCACAACATCTTCCACAACAAATTCATGGTGCTGAGCCGGGTCGATGCAGCCGGGCAGCTTCAGCCCGAAGCGGTGCTCTGTGGCAGCACCAATTTCACACCCAATGGCGTTTATCGCCAGGCGAACGTGGTGCATGTGCTGGACGATGCCAGCGTCAGCGCCAGTTATCTGCGGACCTTCGAGCAGGTCTGGGCGACACCGGCCGACGTCGGCGCCACCCGGCAATGGATCACGCAACACAACCCGATGGGCCCACAGCAGCCGTTGTTCGCCGGCTTCTCCCCACGCTCGGGTCAAGGCGATTTGCGTGAGTTCGTCGAGATCATCACCGCCGCGAAAAAGGACGTGTTGTTCGTCACTGCGTTCGCGTTGCCCGACGACATCCTCAACGCCTTGCTCGGCCAGCCCCACGACGACATTTTGCGTTACGGCCTGCAAAACACCGCCAGCCGCATTACCGGTTTCCACGCCGACCGCAGCGCCGAGTTCGCCGCTACCGCGCTGCTCAACACCGGGCTGGAAGGCTGGCTTCGCGAGAACATGAAAGGCCAGAAGGGTAACCTGCTGGTGCACACCAAAGCCGTGGTCACCGACTTCACCAGCGACGCGCCGACGATCATCAGCGGCAGCCACAACCTCAGTGCTGCGGCCAGCAATGGCAACGACGAAAACTACCTGATCGTTCGTGGCGATACCGACCTGGCTGATCGTTACGGTTTGGAGTTGCTGCGGTTCTACGAGCATTACCGCTTTCGCTATTTCGCCAGGAAGCTTGCGCTGAAGCAGGTCCATCCGCTGACGGCGGATGACAGCTGGACCCATGACTATTACGTCGCGGGGGATTTGCGGCAGCTCTCGCGACTGCGTTTCTCCGGCCGATAG
- a CDS encoding NADH:flavin oxidoreductase/NADH oxidase family protein gives MSPFQALNLPNGQTIGNRIAKAAMEENLADTGQAPSDALFRLYQAWAGGEAGLLLTGNVMIDRRAMTGPGGVVLEDGRDMERFRQWATIGRFGGAHFWMQLNHPGRQTMANLGQQAWAPSAVALDLGSFSRMFAEPKPMSEDDIAEVITRFATSAALAEKAGFTGVQIHAAHGYLLSQFLSPLTNRRTDCWGGALKNRARLLLDVVRAVRQSVSPQFCVAVKLNSADFQRGGFDAEDARQVIQWLNDLQIDLLELSGGSYEAPAMQGEARDGRTLAREAYFLEMAGELASVARMPVMVTGGIRRLAIVEQVLDSGIAMAGIGTALALEPQLVKHWREGQDSHPQLPPIRWKRKPLAALASMAVVKFQLHRLSRGRTPRPAVSAVWALILDRLYISRRTRQYRQAMGK, from the coding sequence ATGTCGCCCTTCCAAGCGTTGAATTTGCCCAACGGCCAGACCATCGGCAATCGCATTGCCAAAGCGGCAATGGAAGAGAACCTTGCCGATACCGGACAGGCGCCGTCCGATGCGCTGTTTCGGTTGTATCAGGCCTGGGCCGGGGGCGAAGCCGGATTGTTGCTGACCGGTAACGTGATGATCGATCGTCGTGCGATGACCGGCCCCGGTGGCGTGGTGCTGGAAGATGGTCGCGACATGGAACGCTTTCGCCAATGGGCAACGATTGGCCGTTTCGGTGGTGCGCACTTCTGGATGCAGCTCAACCATCCGGGGCGCCAGACCATGGCCAACCTCGGCCAGCAAGCGTGGGCGCCCTCGGCGGTAGCGCTGGATCTTGGTTCATTTTCCAGGATGTTTGCCGAACCCAAACCGATGTCCGAAGACGATATCGCCGAGGTGATCACACGCTTCGCCACCAGCGCTGCACTTGCTGAAAAAGCCGGGTTCACCGGCGTGCAGATTCATGCGGCACACGGTTACCTGCTCAGTCAGTTCCTGTCGCCGCTGACTAACCGTCGAACTGACTGTTGGGGCGGCGCCCTGAAAAATCGCGCGCGTCTGCTGCTGGACGTTGTCCGCGCCGTTCGCCAATCCGTGTCGCCGCAGTTTTGTGTCGCGGTGAAGCTCAACTCCGCCGACTTCCAGCGCGGCGGATTCGATGCCGAAGACGCCCGACAAGTGATTCAGTGGCTCAACGATTTGCAGATCGATTTGTTGGAGTTGTCGGGCGGCAGCTACGAAGCCCCGGCCATGCAAGGCGAGGCGCGCGATGGCCGGACCCTGGCGCGGGAAGCGTACTTTCTGGAGATGGCCGGCGAACTGGCCAGCGTGGCGCGCATGCCAGTGATGGTGACGGGCGGCATTCGACGCCTGGCGATCGTCGAACAGGTGCTCGACAGCGGCATCGCCATGGCCGGCATCGGCACGGCGCTGGCCCTCGAACCGCAGTTGGTCAAACACTGGCGCGAAGGCCAGGACAGCCATCCGCAACTGCCGCCGATCCGCTGGAAACGCAAGCCGTTAGCGGCGCTGGCGAGCATGGCAGTGGTGAAATTCCAGCTCCATCGATTGAGCCGCGGACGCACGCCGCGACCTGCAGTGTCGGCGGTCTGGGCGCTGATCCTCGACCGCTTGTACATCAGCCGCCGTACGCGGCAGTACCGGCAGGCGATGGGCAAATAA
- a CDS encoding MerR family transcriptional regulator: protein MKIGELAQLSGFNPSRIRFYEAQGLIQKVERRANGYRHYPEQVLQTLYLIQCAQQAGFSLEELKQLMPDTATGEFKHDELMAGLQRKVEQIEEMQRHLAQSKSKLLAVIDDIQAKPDGMGCDANAVRVLASFKHSR, encoded by the coding sequence ATGAAGATTGGTGAATTGGCGCAGTTAAGCGGGTTTAACCCGTCGCGCATTCGGTTTTACGAAGCCCAGGGCCTGATCCAGAAAGTGGAACGCCGGGCGAACGGCTACCGGCATTATCCCGAGCAGGTCTTGCAAACGCTGTATCTCATCCAGTGCGCGCAGCAGGCCGGGTTCAGTCTGGAAGAGTTGAAACAGTTGATGCCAGACACCGCGACCGGGGAATTCAAGCACGACGAACTGATGGCGGGTCTCCAGCGCAAAGTCGAGCAGATTGAAGAAATGCAGCGGCACCTGGCGCAGAGCAAGTCAAAGCTGTTGGCGGTGATCGACGATATTCAGGCGAAACCCGACGGCATGGGCTGCGACGCCAATGCCGTACGGGTGCTGGCTTCATTCAAGCATTCGCGTTAA